A single Sporosarcina sp. FSL W8-0480 DNA region contains:
- a CDS encoding nucleobase:cation symporter-2 family protein, which yields MKSTVLGFQHLLAMYAGAILVPLIVGQAIGLTSTQLTYLVSIDILMCGIATILQIMNNRFFGIGLPVVLGCTFTAVGPMISIGDKYGISAIYGAVIASGLIIVLISTFFGKLIKFFPPVVTGSVVTIIGITLIPVALNNMGGGMGAPDFGSSINILLSFGTLLCIILLYRFTTGFLRSISILLGMAVGTVAAMMMGIVDFGAVKEASAFHLLTPFYLATPTFHLVPILTMTLVAMVSLVESTGVYFALGDITEKEITKKDLEKGYRSEGLASLIGGIFNAFPYTTFSQNVGLVQMSGVKSRKVILITAIMLVSLGFMPKVAAMATVIPTSVLGGAMVAMFGMVISQGIKMLSKVVGESQENAMIIACSVGLGLGVSVVPDIFANLPASFQMLTSNGIVAGSLTAITLNIIFNMLPSKKRKQAKAAQVQLTEQEA from the coding sequence ATGAAATCTACCGTATTAGGCTTCCAGCATTTATTGGCAATGTACGCGGGGGCAATATTAGTACCTCTTATAGTTGGGCAAGCGATCGGGTTGACTTCCACACAATTGACGTATCTTGTGTCAATTGACATTCTCATGTGCGGGATTGCAACGATCCTACAAATTATGAACAACCGGTTTTTCGGAATCGGATTGCCTGTCGTTTTAGGATGTACATTTACTGCAGTCGGTCCGATGATTTCTATCGGAGATAAATACGGAATTTCTGCAATTTATGGGGCAGTCATCGCTTCTGGACTGATCATTGTTCTCATTAGCACTTTTTTTGGAAAGTTGATCAAGTTCTTCCCACCAGTCGTAACAGGTTCTGTCGTAACAATTATCGGTATCACTTTAATCCCTGTCGCTTTGAATAATATGGGTGGTGGAATGGGCGCACCGGATTTCGGATCAAGCATCAATATTCTTCTTTCGTTTGGAACTCTTCTATGCATCATCCTCCTATATCGATTTACAACAGGTTTTCTTCGATCAATCTCGATTCTGCTTGGAATGGCTGTAGGTACAGTCGCGGCTATGATGATGGGTATCGTGGATTTCGGTGCTGTGAAAGAAGCTTCGGCTTTTCATTTACTAACGCCATTCTATCTTGCTACACCGACGTTCCATCTTGTTCCGATTTTAACGATGACGTTGGTAGCAATGGTTTCATTAGTAGAGTCCACGGGTGTGTACTTTGCATTGGGCGATATAACTGAGAAGGAAATAACTAAAAAAGATTTGGAAAAGGGTTACCGTTCAGAAGGGCTGGCTTCGTTGATTGGCGGGATTTTCAATGCATTCCCATACACGACATTTTCACAAAATGTCGGTTTGGTCCAAATGTCAGGAGTCAAATCACGCAAGGTCATTTTAATCACAGCGATCATGCTTGTATCTTTAGGTTTCATGCCGAAGGTCGCGGCAATGGCAACAGTCATTCCAACTTCTGTGTTGGGCGGGGCAATGGTGGCGATGTTCGGCATGGTTATTTCACAAGGTATCAAAATGTTGAGCAAGGTAGTAGGGGAATCACAAGAAAACGCAATGATCATCGCTTGTTCAGTTGGCCTTGGTCTTGGCGTATCTGTCGTTCCCGATATCTTTGCAAACCTTCCTGCGAGTTTCCAAATGCTTACAAGCAACGGCATCGTTGCCGGAAGCTTAACAGCAATTACATTAAATATTATATTCAATATGCTACCTTCGAAAAAGCGAAAGCAAGCTAAGGCTGCGCAGGTTCAGTTGACTGAGCAAGAAGCTTAA